In Banduia mediterranea, a single genomic region encodes these proteins:
- the alaC gene encoding alanine transaminase has product MSSVPDTAPNAVFPRIQRLPPYVFNIIGELKMAARARGEDIIDFGMGNPDGPTPPHIVEKMTQAALRPDTHRYSVSKGVPRLRRAIAGWYDRRYGVSLNPETECIATIGSKEGIAHLALATLGPGDAVLVPNPAYPIHSYSVVIAGADLRHVHIGPGVDFFEELQKAIRETWPKPKMLILNFPSNPTTQCVDLDFFEKVIEIAREHGLWVVHDLAYADLVFDGYKAPSILQVPGAKDYAVEFFTLSKSYNMPGWRVGFMAGNPTLVGALARIKSYMDYGMFTPIQVAAITALEGPQDAVAEICEIYRKRRDVLCEGLSAAGWPVEKPKATMFVWARIPEPWAQMGSLEFTKRLLEEAKVAVSPGIGFGEYGDAFVRFGLIENEHRTRQAIRGIKKMLKEGQP; this is encoded by the coding sequence ATGTCTTCCGTCCCGGATACGGCGCCGAACGCCGTGTTCCCACGCATCCAGCGTCTGCCGCCCTACGTCTTCAATATCATTGGCGAACTGAAGATGGCAGCACGAGCTCGTGGCGAGGACATCATCGATTTCGGCATGGGCAATCCGGACGGCCCCACACCGCCGCATATCGTCGAGAAGATGACGCAGGCCGCGCTGCGGCCGGACACGCATCGCTACTCGGTCTCCAAGGGTGTGCCGCGTCTGCGGCGAGCCATCGCCGGCTGGTACGACAGGCGCTACGGCGTGTCTCTGAATCCCGAAACCGAGTGCATCGCCACGATCGGCTCCAAGGAAGGTATCGCGCATCTGGCGCTGGCCACACTGGGCCCGGGCGACGCGGTTCTGGTGCCGAACCCGGCATACCCGATCCATTCGTACAGCGTGGTGATCGCCGGTGCCGATCTGCGCCATGTTCATATCGGCCCGGGCGTGGATTTCTTCGAGGAATTGCAGAAGGCGATCCGCGAAACCTGGCCGAAGCCGAAGATGCTGATTCTGAACTTTCCGTCGAATCCGACCACGCAGTGCGTGGATCTGGATTTCTTCGAGAAGGTCATCGAGATCGCGCGCGAACACGGCCTCTGGGTGGTGCACGATCTGGCCTATGCAGACCTCGTGTTCGATGGTTACAAGGCACCGTCGATCCTGCAGGTTCCCGGCGCCAAGGATTACGCGGTGGAATTCTTCACGCTGTCCAAGTCCTACAACATGCCGGGCTGGCGCGTCGGCTTCATGGCCGGCAATCCCACGCTGGTGGGCGCGCTGGCGCGCATCAAGTCCTATATGGACTACGGCATGTTCACGCCGATTCAGGTGGCCGCGATCACCGCGCTGGAAGGGCCGCAGGATGCCGTCGCGGAGATCTGCGAAATTTATCGCAAGCGCCGCGACGTGCTCTGCGAAGGCCTCAGCGCCGCCGGCTGGCCGGTCGAAAAGCCCAAGGCGACGATGTTCGTGTGGGCACGCATTCCGGAGCCGTGGGCGCAGATGGGCTCGCTGGAATTCACCAAGCGCCTGCTCGAGGAAGCCAAGGTAGCAGTCAGCCCGGGCATCGGGTTCGGCGAATACGGTGACGCCTTCGTGCGTTTCGGCCTGATCGAGAACGAGCACCGGACACGTCAGGCCATTCGTGGAATCAAGAAAATGCTGAAGGAGG